The DNA window CTTTTTCTGGGTGGCCGCGCAGGGCGGCTACGGCATCCAGAGCGCGCCGGGCTACGCGCTGCTGGCGCGCAATCTGGCCCTGGGCGAGCCCCTGGACGCCGCGCTCGCCGCGCAGGGTGTGGAAGCAGCGGCGCTGTCGCCCCAGCGCATTCGCTAGCAAACAAGGAGCACTTAGCGCTCTACCACATTGATTTTTAGATAAAAAGTAATCTGAAAATCAATGTATACAAGCGCAACAAGCTCCTTTTTTTGAAGCAACCTCAGGGTATCGCAGCCTGCAGCAGGTCGCGCGTGCGCTGCGCCTCATGCCGCGCAGCGGCTGCAAAATCGGCGCCGTTGCTGGCGTACAGGATGGCGCGGGACGAGTTGACGATGATCGGGCCATCAGGCCGCCAGCCCGCGCGCACCGTGGCGGCGGCGTCGCCGCCCTGGGCGCCCACGCCGGGAATGAGCAGCGGCACCTGCGGCGCGATGGCGCGCACCCGCTCGATCTCGGCCGGGTAGGTGGCGCCCACCACCAGGCCCAGCTGGCCGTTCTTGTTCCACGGGCCTTGCGCCAGGCGCGCGATGTGCTCGTACAGCAGCGGCTGGCCGTCCACGCTGGCCAGGCGCTGGCTCTGGAAGTCGTCGCCGCCGGGGTTGGAGGTGCGGCACAGCAAAAAAGCGCCCTTGCCGGGGTAGCGC is part of the Simplicispira sp. 125 genome and encodes:
- the pyrF gene encoding orotidine-5'-phosphate decarboxylase — protein: MTFLDMLRGAAARNQSMLCVGLDPEPTRFPAGMQGDARKIYDFCAAIVDATADLVCAFKPQIAYFAAHGAEDQLERLMQHLRANAPHVPVILDAKRGDIGSTAEQYAREAFERYGADAVTLSPFMGFDSVEPYLRYPGKGAFLLCRTSNPGGDDFQSQRLASVDGQPLLYEHIARLAQGPWNKNGQLGLVVGATYPAEIERVRAIAPQVPLLIPGVGAQGGDAAATVRAGWRPDGPIIVNSSRAILYASNGADFAAAARHEAQRTRDLLQAAIP